One Conger conger chromosome 18, fConCon1.1, whole genome shotgun sequence DNA window includes the following coding sequences:
- the nolc1 gene encoding nucleolar and coiled-body phosphoprotein 1 gives MAEQSTVPSDLYKHVYSFLLENKFTKAAQLFTKKAKVVALDPNDHSLTEIFKFWAKSPEAKKRKAQASGTSAASGPSTKKAKKDAESSSSEESSSEEETPLPTKAAPAAVKAPVVAKTATPAASSSSSDEDSSEDEEETKAPVKKPAVKPTVKPAAAARKKDTSSSSEDSDSEEEPAAKSPAAGLKAAPKAPPKAPPKAPAAQKKPESSSDSDSSSDSEEEEPAKKPVKAPAPAKVPVASTKTPPAKKAAAESSSEEDSSSEEEEEAPPSKKPKPGSYSAVPPPAVQATPTPAGGSKSESSDSSDSSEEEEEKKVAAPVKAAAAKPVVSKPVAKKAESSSDSSDSSSEEEEEPAPKATVVVKKTPPAKTAPAKKKDSSSSSETDSSEDEAPAKPAPKAVVSKPPPAKAASSSSESSSEEEEEPPKKKAAPAKPVAPAAKAAAKPATAKPATAKPATAKPATAKPATAKPAAAAESSDSDSDSSDSEDEGAAEAPSAAKSAPTPPAKPTPPAKPTPAAESSSSGSDSSSEEEEEAATATPKQTAAKATPAKATPAKATPAKTPPAKKQESSSDSSDSSDSETEAKKTPAKPAVTTKTPPAKATPAKTPPAKKQESSSDSSDSSDSETEAKKTPAKPAVTTKTPPAKATPAKTPPAKKQESSSDSSDSSDSETEAKKTPAKPAVTTKTPPAKATPAKTPPAKATPAKTPPAKKQESSSDSSDSSDSETEAKKTPAKPAVAAKTPPAKATPAKTPPAKKQESSSDSSDSSDSETEAKKTPAKPAVTTKTPPAKATPAKTPPAKATPAKTPPAKKQESSSDSSDSSDSETEVKTPAKPAVANGKATPKAAASAPTTPAAKDAASSSSSDSSSEEEEESQKVVKTSTPAATPAAAKTTPAKQDGGSSDSSSSEEEEEAKPEPPKAAATPITNGTNGKRKRDAESSSESEEEEEEKAEDKTPKGKKVSAVTPHSFPKAKQKTANVPFRRIRDEEVEVDPRLADNSFDAKMGANGDWGQRANDTLRFTKGKSFRHEKTKKKRGSYRGGAISTGVNSIKFDSD, from the exons GTCCCCCGAGGCTAAGAAACGCAAGGCTCAGGCCAGTGGCACGTCAGCGGCCAGCGGGCCCTCTACTAAAAAAGCCAAGAAGGATGCGGAGAGCTCAAGCAGCGAGGAGTCCAGCAGTGAAGAGGAGACCCCTCTCCCTACCAAGGCTGCTCCGGCAG CGGTTAAGGCTCCCGTCGTGGCTAAGACGGCCACACCCGCAGCTTCTTCCAGCAGCAGCGATGAAGACTCGagcgaggatgaggaggagacCAAGGCCCCAGTGAAG AAGCCCGCTGTGAAGCCCACAGTGAAGCCCGCTGCCGCGGCCAGGAAGAAGGACACCAGCTCCAGCAGTGAGGACTCCGATTCTGAGGAGGAGCCAGCTGCCAAATCTCCTGCTGCAG GTCTGAAGGCGGCCCCGAAAGCCCCCCCAAAGGCCCCCCCGAAAGCCCCCGCCGCCCAGAAGAAGCCGGAGAGCAGCAGTGACAGCGACAGTTCCAGTGactcagaggaggaggagccagccaag AAGCCTGTTAAAGCCCCCGCCCCAGCAAAGGTCCCCGTAGCCTCGACCAAGACACCCCCCGCCAAAAAAGCCGCCGCAGAATCCAGCAGTGAAGAAGACTCGTcctctgaggaagaggaggaagcccCTCCCAGCAAGAAACCCAAACCAG GTTCTTATAGTGCTGTTCCACCACCGGCAGTGCAGGCCACTCCCAcgccagcaggtggcagcaaATCAGAATCCAGCGACTCTTCAGACAGCagtgaagaggaggaagagaagaaagTGGCAG CTCCAGTCAAAGCTGCCGCAGCAAAGCCGGTCGTCTCCAAACCTGTGGCCAAGAAGGCTGAGTCCAGTTCTGACAGCTCCG ACTCCAGctcggaggaagaggaggaaccAGCGCCGAAGGCCACCGTGGTCGTGAAGAAGACGCCCCCTGCCAAGACTGCACCCGCCAAGAAGAAGGACTCTTCCTCTAGCTCAG AGACTGATAGCTCAGAGGATGAGGCCCCGGCTAAGCCTGCCCCTAAAGCCGTCGTCTCCAAGCCTCCCCCAGCCAAGGCTGCGTCCAGCAGCTCGGAGTCTTcctctgaggaagaggaggagcctcCCAAAAAGAAGGCCGCCCCAGCCAAACCTGTGGCCCCCGCAGCCAAGGCTGCCGCTAAACCCGCCACGGCTAAACCCGCCACGGCTAAACCCGCCACGGCTAAGCCCGCTACGGCTAAACCCGCCACGGCTAAACCCGCCGCCGCCGCGGAGAGCTCTGACTCGGACAGCGACAGCTCTGACTCTGAGGATGAGGGTGCTGCGGAGGCCCCGTCTGCAGCCAAGAgcgcccccacaccccccgccAAACCCACACCCCCCGCCAAACCCACACCGGCCGCTGAGTCCAGCAGCAGCGGCTCGGACAGTtccagtgaggaggaggaggaggctgctACAGCAACCCCAAAACAGACTGCAGCAAAGGCTACACCCGCTAAAGCCACACCCGCTAAAGCCACTCCCGCTAAAACCCCACCCGCTAAGAAACAGGAGAGCAGTTCAGACTCTTCAGACAGTTCAGACTCTGAGACAGAGGCAAAGAAAACACCCGCCAAGCCTGCAGTCACCACTAAAACCCCACCCGCTAAAGCCACTCCCGCTAAAACCCCACCCGCTAAGAAACAGGAGAGCAGTTCAGACTCTTCTGACAGTTCAGACTCTGAGACGGAGGCAAAGAAAACACCCGCCAAGCCTGCAGTCACCACTAAAACCCCACCCGCTAAAGCCACTCCCGCTAAAACCCCACCCGCTAAGAAACAGGAGAGCAGTTCAGACTCTTCTGACAGTTCAGACTCTGAGACGGAGGCAAAGAAAACACCCGCCAAGCCTGCAGTCACCACTAAAACCCCACCCGCTAAAGCCACTCCCGCTAAAACCCCACCCGCTAAAGCCACTCCTGCTAAAACCCCACCTGCTAAGAAACAGGAGAGCAGTTCAGACTCTTCTGACAGTTCAGACTCTGAGACGGAGGCAAAGAAAACACCTGCCAAGCCTGCAGTTGCTGCAAAAACCCCACCCGCTAAAGCCACTCCCGCTAAAACCCCACCCGCTAAGAAACAGGAGAGCAGTTCAGACTCTTCTGACAGTTCAGACTCTGAGACGGAGGCAAAGAAAACACCCGCCAAGCCTGCAGTCACCACTAAAACCCCACCCGCTAAAGCCACTCCCGCTAAAACCCCACCCGCTAAAGCCACTCCCGCTAAAACCCCACCTGCTAAGAAACAGGAGAGCAGTTCAGACTCTTCAGACAGTTCAGACTCTGAGACGGAGGTAAAAACACCTGCCAAGCCTGCTGTCGCCAACGGTAAGGCCACGCCCAAAGCGGCTGCCTCAGCCCCCACAACGCCCGCGGCGAAGGATGCGGCATCTTCATCCTCCAGCGACAGCAgctctgaggaagaggaggaaagcCAGAAGGTGGTGAAGACGTCAACCCCCGCGGCCACCCCTGCTGCTGCGAAGACCACCCCAGCCAAGCAAGACGGCGGATCCTCCGACAGCTCTTCgtccgaggaagaggaggaagccaaGCCCGAACCTCCCAAGGCAGCCGCCACGCCCATAACCAACG GCACAAACGGCAAGAGGAAACGAGACGCAGAGTCTTCGTCGGAAagtgaagaagaggaggaggagaaggcggAAGATAAAACGCCGAAAGGGAAGAAGGTTTCAGCGGTCACGCCGCACTCCTTCCCCAAGGCCAAGCAGAAG ACCGCCAACGTTCCGTTCCGCAGAATCAGGGACGAGGAAGTGGAAGTAGACCCCCGCCTGGCTGACAACTCCTTCGACGCCAAG ATGGGGGCTAACGGGGACTGGGGCCAGAGGGCCAACGACACGCTGCGCTTCACCAAGGGCAAGTCCTTCCGTCACGAGAAGACCAAGAAGAAGAGGGGCAGCTACAGGGGCGGGGCCATCTCCACCGGCGTCAACTCCATCAAATTCGACAGTGACTGA